The proteins below are encoded in one region of Peromyscus eremicus chromosome 10, PerEre_H2_v1, whole genome shotgun sequence:
- the LOC131920826 gene encoding uncharacterized protein C4orf36 homolog produces MAYGLPRRNTVQTILKGSCYKVQEPWDLAELTKTWYSNLVNIKLPFLGEIAFGSPVKLATVYRTNKDGLFPSAQAAKLEKEYEATRLAKMKCQENAHEEVQASLRQKKVGLRRPLQPK; encoded by the exons ATGGCGTACGGCTTGCCAAGAAGGAACACAGTGCAAACCATTTTGAAGGGCAGCTGTTATAAAgt ACAGGAACCATGGGACCTTGCAGAGCTCACAAAGACCTGGTACTCAAACTTAGTGAACATCAAGTTGCCATTCTTGGGAGAAATTGCCTTTGGCAGCCCTGTGAAGCTCGCCACAGTATACCGAACCAACAAAGATGGCCTGTTCCCTTCAGCACAAG CCGCGAAACTCGAAAAGGAGTATGAAGCGACGCGCCTAGCAAAGATGAAATGTCAGGAGAATGCTCATGAGGAAGTCCAGGCTTCACTACGGCAAAAGAAAGTCGGCTTGAGAAGACCGCTTCAACCCAAGTGA